GACCTCTGCCATCTAGTCTCTACACCTTCCCGTCGTAAAACTTAACGGGCTTGGCTCGGTATTACCTTAGAACCTTGAGGCTCCACCGAATTTGGCAGACTATCCTTCAGTCGTCTCCGGCTGAGGAGCCCATTGAATAACAAATCCCAACGTTCCCTGTATTCAGCTGACTTTGGCTTACGCTGCCTTTTATCCGTCTCTATCAGACTTGTAGTACTACCGTAAGCTGAAAATATAGAAATAGGCATGACGTAAAACACATGCAGGGAATCAAGATACAGGATTGCGAAATCAAAATCATCTTTATCATAACGGTCCCTCAACATATGTCGGCGATTAGTCTTAGTTCTTCTTACATCAACCCCGTAAGATTTCGTCTTACGATTAAACCAAGCGCTCTTCACTTGTATGCGGATAAGTTTGCCATTAAGGTCAAGCGCTAAATCGTAGGGAAGACGATCCCCTATAGGCTTTAGCACTTTAAAGCCCCTTCTTAGCAATTCCGTTATGACTGCTGATTCCGCAATATCTGCCTTGAGCTTTGTATCCATTGAGCCTGACGAGCTACCAGACTGCTCCACCCCGCGAAAATCACTTGCTATAACTTAACGAGCTAACAAAGAACAATTTACTTCTACCTATCTATATGATTATGATACCGTAACCATCCTGATAACGCAAGGATTATTATTTCCTGGGGACAATCTTAATGGGAATTTCGCCCTTGCGCACCACGCCCATCTTGTCCCTGGCGATCTTTTCCTGATAAATGGGGTCGCTTTCTATGCGCTTGAGCTCCTGCTGCAGGAGGGCATTTTCTACGTTCAGGCGTTTTATTTTCATCTCTAAATCGCGGTTCTTGTCTCTTAGTTCCTGTAGTTTTGTATAGCCAGGCAAGAATATAACCAAGAGGAAAAACAGGATACCAAGAAACGAGAATGCCTTTTTAAATATCATCTCTTCCAAGAGGTCCCGGCATAGGCTGCCTCAGGGCCCAGTTCTTCTTCGATTCTTAAGAGTTCGTTATATTTACAGA
This window of the Candidatus Omnitrophota bacterium genome carries:
- a CDS encoding septum formation initiator family protein translates to MIFKKAFSFLGILFFLLVIFLPGYTKLQELRDKNRDLEMKIKRLNVENALLQQELKRIESDPIYQEKIARDKMGVVRKGEIPIKIVPRK
- a CDS encoding group I intron-associated PD-(D/E)XK endonuclease, producing the protein MDTKLKADIAESAVITELLRRGFKVLKPIGDRLPYDLALDLNGKLIRIQVKSAWFNRKTKSYGVDVRRTKTNRRHMLRDRYDKDDFDFAILYLDSLHVFYVMPISIFSAYGSTTSLIETDKRQRKPKSAEYRERWDLLFNGLLSRRRLKDSLPNSVEPQGSKVIPSQAR